In the genome of Streptomyces sp. NBC_00433, the window AGCGGATGAACCTGCTGGCCCGCTTCCTCTTCCGCGGCGCCCGCGCCCACCTGCCGGTCGGCGTGCTGTCGGGCGGCGAGCGGCTGCGCGCCACCCTGGCCTGCGTCCTGTGCGCGGAGCCTGCCCCGCACCTGCTGCTGCTCGACGAGCCGACCAACAACCTGGACCTGGTCAGCACGGGCCAGTTGGAGAGCGCCCTCAATTCCTACCGGGGGGCCTTCATGGTGGTCAGCCACGACGACCGCTTCCTGCGCGAGATCGGCGTGGACCGGTGGCTGCGGCTGGCCGGCGGCGAGCTGGCCGAGACCGGCGCGCCCGAGGAGTGAGCGCTACGCCCCGGCGGGCGCCGCACCACAAGGACGGCGGGCGCCGCCACCCCCCGGGGGTGGCGGCGCCCGCCGTCCGAGCCGGCTGGAGCTACCAGCGATACCAGCGGCCCCGGCCGCCCCCGGAGTGCGTGCCGCGTGCGACGAAACCGAACAGCCACAGCACGAGCACCACGACGGCGATCCACCACAGCAGGTGGAGTGCGAACCCCGCGCCGAACAGCAGCAGCGCGAGCAGAAGAACTACCAGCAACGGTCCCATCTCTATCAACCTCCAGCGGGCCGTGTGCCCCAGGACGCCGCACTCATGCACCGGCTCCAGAC includes:
- a CDS encoding hydrophobic protein: MGPLLVVLLLALLLFGAGFALHLLWWIAVVVLVLWLFGFVARGTHSGGGRGRWYRW